ATCTTGTGTGGTACTTCTTCTCTCGTATGAATCCACGAAGAAGAGGCCAAGGAGGACTACACGTTCTGGGTTTTGGAAAGTTACGATAGGAAAATCAAGGATAAGGGAACACTGGATCTGCTCTTTCCGAGAGAAAGTTCACCGGTTCGGGTGACACTCTTCATCTTGCTCCTCCTGTAACCTCTCTCTTCCGCCATCACTTATCACTGTGCTACACAGGACTCGCCGAACTTTATACCGTCCAATCCTCCTCCCCCTCTCGGCCGTCACTCCTCACTTCCTCGCCTCACCGTCAGATCTGCCGTCACATCCGTTCGGTCATTTAATCCTTTTCCAAGTCTTAGAAACACCAAAGTCTTTGTCTTTGCTCTGTTCTTGGCTAGAGTTTGGTTTTTTCCCTGTTCTTGTTCACCTTTATGCTCTATGTTACAATTTAAAGTCTTTACTTGCCTATA
The DNA window shown above is from Brassica oleracea var. oleracea cultivar TO1000 unplaced genomic scaffold, BOL UnpScaffold02032, whole genome shotgun sequence and carries:
- the LOC106321572 gene encoding uncharacterized protein LOC106321572 isoform X1; this encodes MKNYPVGFRSSPMDEELINFYQKNRILGNSWLLDDSISEINIYSYEPAFLPEEAKEDYTFWVLESYDRKIKDKGTLDLLFPRESSPVRDSPNFIPSNPPPPLGRHSSLPRLTVRSAVTSVRSFNPFPSLRNTKVFVFALFLARVWFFPCSCSPLCSMLQFKVFTCL
- the LOC106321572 gene encoding NAC domain-containing protein 69-like isoform X2, translated to MKNYPVGFRSSPMDEELINFYQKNRILGNSWLLDDSISEINIYSYEPAFLPEEAKEDYTFWVLESYDRKIKDKGTLDLLFPRESSPVRDSPNFIPSNPPPPLGRHSSLPRLTVRSAVTSVREGAWKLEP